CGGCAGCAGTCCAATGACGTTCGGCCGCTGGCTGTTTACTGGCCGGGCTGGGAGACCGCGCCGGGTTCGGCGGGCGTATCAGCCGGCGGCACGGTTGCCGCGCGCCCCCGGCGGTCGTAGCGGCGTGTCACGACGAGGCCGAACAGCACGGCGGCCACCAGCCCGACGGCAGACCATTCCAGCGATTGCGCCAGGCCCGCATCGGCGCGGCCACCGAGATAGAGCAAAGCCCTTGTGCCGACGAAGACTTGGTGTAGCGGTTCGAATCTCGCGAGCCATTCGAACCATGCCGGGGTGGCCTCCAGCGGCACCGTCGCGCCCGCCGAAGGCAGGCCCAGGATGACGAACACGAACAGGCTGACCACGGCGCCGGTCGCACCCATCGCGGCGATCAGTGATGCCGACGCCATTCCGACCGCGAGGATCGCGAATGCGCCGAATAGCCATAGCGCCACTCCGTTTTGCACCGGCATACCCAAGTTGGCGCCGATCGTCAGATAGGCGGCCGACGTCAGCAGCGCCACCACGACGATCATCGCCCACTTGATCAGGAGGGCGCGCAGCCGCGACACGTTCTCGCCGGAGCCGTACACCGTTCGGAATTCAATGGGTGCGACACCGAGCATCGAATTCACCAGCATGCTGACGACGACGCTCCCGACAAAGCCGGCCAACAGCAGCAGCACCGCATAGTAGAAGGCCGACAACCCATTTCCGGTGCCGTCGGGTAGGGCATTGTGCACGCTCGACTTGACCTCGACGGGGTTGGCCAACATCAGCGCCACCGCGCCGGGTTCGGGCTTTTTCCCGGTCTGCGCCGCGACCTCTTGCGAAAGCCGTTGGCCAACACGCTGATCGATCAGCGCAACCTCGCGCTGCAACGTCTGACCGGCGATGCTGGCGCCCAGGGTGCCGGCTCGCGGGTTCGTCGACACCACGATGACCGCGCGCTCGACGCGGCCCGGGGTCAGTGCGCTCTTCGCATAGGTCTGCAACTTGGACGAGAAGTTCGGCGGTATGACCGCGATACCGTAGATCTGCGCGGTATCCATCTGCTTCTTCGCTTCGTCAGGGGTGAGCACGCGGACGTCGTAGGCATCGTGGTCGAAGCCGGCGAGCATGCCCTTGACCACCTGTGCACCCGTCGGCCCGGCGTCTTCGTTGGTAATCGCGACCGGGAAGTGGCGCAGGTTGGTCATCGGCTGCAGGGTTCCGCCGAGATAGAAGGCGGACAGGGTCGACAGCAGAATCAGCGTGAGAAGGATCGGTGCAGCCCAAAACCGGACGGTACGAGTCGATTTCGGTGCGGGAGGATAGTCGAACGCGGGGTCGTCACCGCCGTAAGCGACATCAGGTGATGCGTGACGGGCTTGCGGTTCAGACACATCGGCTCCTGTTCATCCGCGCCCACCCTAGTCGCCGAGTGCCGCGTGCATCTCCCAGACGAGCAATTCGGTGGACTCCCGGGCGGTGACGTGCGCACCGTCTGCATCGGTGAGGCGGAGCGCGTCGCCCTCACCCAGCTCGGCCTGGTCGAACCCCACCCGGCCGCGCGCGACGAACAGGTGCAGATACCGGGCCGCCGGAAGCGTCACCGCATCGCCGGGTTGCAGGCGCGCGACGTGCAGAGCCGCCGACGCGTTGTGGATGCTGATCGCGGCGTCGCGACCCGGTATTCCGGAGGCGACGGTCGTCAGCCGCCCGTCGAGTTCGTCGTCGCCGACGGCCTGCTGTTGATAGCTCGGCTCGATACCGGCCATGTCGGGCTGCACCCACATCTGGACGAACCGGACCGGCTCGGTGGCCGAGGCGTTCTTTTCCGAGTGGGTGATTCCCGAGCCGGCTGACATCCGTTGCGCCAGGCCGGGATAGATCACTCCCGCATGACCCGCGGAGTCGCGGTGCGCCAATGACCCCTCCAGCACCCAGGTGACGATCTCCATGTCGCGATGCGGGTGGGTGTCAAAGCCCCCGCCGGGTGCGACGATGTCGTCGTTGCTGACCAGCAGCACACCGTGGTGGGTGTTGCCCGGTTCGTAGTGGTCGCCGAACGAGAACGAGTGCCGCGAGTTCAGCCACGGCGTGCGGCTGACCGCGCGGTCGGCGGCGCGTCGGATGTCCACGGTGGCGGGCACGCTGTCACGCTACCCCGCTGCGCAGCAGAGTCTGAGCATGCCGCAGCGCAGCCTCGAGGTCGGGCAGCGCCAGTTGGCTGCGGCCACCCAAATGGATCTCGATCTGGTATTCCGGCTGGCCGTCTCGGTCGAAGATCGGCAGCACGACGAATTCGGTTGTGGCCAGGTCTGTTTCCAGCGATCGCGTCACCGATTGCAGCGTCACGATGGTCATCAGCGTGTTGAGTTCGCGGGTCACCTGCGCGGTCGGCTCCAGCGACGCCAATACCGCGGCCAGCCGGTCGTGCAGCGAGTTGTGGGCCGCATCGAATCTCCAGGCGCCGTAGCCGCGGTCGCGGATCTCGGCGAGCACCCTGCGGTGCCCGGCGATGTCGGCATCGGTGAGACGCGGTGTCACGCGGCGCAGCCAGCCCTCGATCGCGTCTTCGTCCCGCCAGGCCATCGCCACCAGGCCGAACGGCGGCCCGATCGGAAAGCGTTGCCCGACCGCGTGCCCGCCATCGGTGCCGTGGCCCACGGCGTCGACGGTGGTCAGGTGCGTCCGGCCGATCTTGGACATCGAACAGCCCGCGCCCAAGGTGGTGTGGAGAAAGGCAAGCGTCTCGCGGCCGCGATCCAGGAGCGGGAACTGGGCGCGCAGCCCGTGCACCAGGCCGAACAACCCGCTGCCCAGCGTGTAACGCCGGTCGTCGCGGCGTGTCACCCAATTGCGGTCTTCGAGCTCGGCCAGCACCAGCGCGCAGGTCGATGTGCTGATCCCGCAGCCCTTGGCCAGCTCTGCCGACGTCCGACCGGCCGATGAATCCGACAGGGCCGCAAGCACATCCATCACGCGGGCGGTGGGCGGCGATTTGGCCGGTGCCGGCGTGGTTGACGGATCCATCCCGACCTTCCTACCATCCGTCCGAAATATGGTTTATAGCTTCCTAATATTAGGAGAACAAATGTACAAGGTAGGCCTATGGGGCCCCGGGTCGATGGGTTTGATCGCCCTGCGTGGGGTGATCGACCACCCCGAGCTGGAGCTCGTCGACCTTGTCGTGCACAGCGACACCAAGGCTGGCCGCGACGCCGGGGATCTGTGCGGCGCCGCGAAAACCGGTGTAATCGCCACGCAGGATCCCGCGGCACTGCTCTCCGGTGACGCCGACGCCGTGATCTACGCGGCGGCCGCCAACCTCCGCCCGGCCGAGGCGATCGCCGACATGGCGTCGATCCTGCGGTCCGGCAAGAACGTGGTGTCGTGTTCGGTCGTGCCGCTGGTCTACCCCGACGGAGTCGATCAGGGTTTCACGGCGTCCCTGCGAGAGGCGGCGGCGGCCGGCAGCGCGTCGTTCTTTACCACCGGCATCGATTCCGGGTTCGCCAATGACGTTCTGCCGCTGGTACTCACGGGTGTCTCACGGGTAGTCGAGTCGGTGCGGATCACCGAAATGTTCAACTATGCCACCTATCCCGACAAAGACGCCGTCTACGAGATCCTGGGCTTCGGTAAGCCGCCGGAGTTCGTCGCATTCGCCGCGGCGCCGGGCATGTTCAGCTTCGGATGGGGGCCGGTGGTGCACCAACTGGCCGCGGGGCTGGGCGTCAAGGTCGACAATATCGAGGAGAACGTCGAGCGGGTCGTGGCCGACGAATCGTTCGACACGCCCACCGGGCGCATCGAGGCGGGCACCGTCGGGGCCATGCGGTCGACCTTGACCGGATATGTGGATGGCAGGCCAACTTTCGTGGTCGACCACGTCACTCGGATGCGCGACGATCTGGCACCGGACTGGCCGCAGCCGCACATCTCGATTCCGCCGCGCGACCTGGGTTACGGGGCGGCATCGGGTCGTGGGCTGTACCGCGTCGAGATCGAGGGTTCACCGACCATGCGGTGTGAGTTCGAGATGGCCGACGACCACGACCACGACCTCGGCGCGCGGATGGCCGGCGCGTCGCGGATGGTCAACGCGATTCCCGCGGTCTGCCAGGCGCGACCCGGATTGCTGTCGGCGCTGGATCTGCCGCTGATCACCGGAGCCGGCCTGGTCGGCGCCGTCGCGGGCGTGCCGCCGGACAGCCGCCTGTTCTAGGTTCTTCGGCACTCGGCACGGGTCAAAGACGCTCAGGCAAGCCAAATTTCGCGAACAGTGCGGTGTCGAGGAAGGCCACGACTCGGGTGACGCCGTGGTCGGTCACGTCCAGCACGTGAAGCTGGAACGGTACGTGGCGATCGCCGCTGCGCATGTACATCGCCGCGGCGGGCTGGCCGTTGGCGGTCAACGGCAGCATTCGCATGTCGCCGGGCAGCTCGGCGGGACACTGCTGATGGATCAGCGTGATGATGGCCTGCGGCCCTTGATACCAACCGGTGAAAGGTGGCATCTCCCAGATCGCCTCGCTGGTGAAGATGTCGACCAGGCGGTCGATGTCGTATGCCTCGAACGCGGCGATATAGCGCCGCAGCTGATCCTGGGCCTCCGCTGAATCGGGCGCGGACAACCGCGCGTCGGCGCTGGGTCCGACGGCATCGAGTTGTGCGCGGGCGCGTTGCAGCAGGCTGTTGACTGCGGCCGGGCTGGCGCCGATCGCGTCGGCCACCTCGGCGGCTTTCCATTGGAGCACGTCGCGCAGCAGCAGCACGGCCCGCTGCCGGGCCGACAGGTGCTGCAGGGCGGCGACGAATGCCAGCCGGACCGACTCACGAGTACCCACGACGGTGGCGGGGTCCGGAAGCGGTTCGAGCCACGGCACCTCGGCGCCGTCGACCAACTCCGCGGTCGGGTCCGAGCTCGGCGCGCCCAACCCCGTCGGCAATGGCCGCCGCTGACGACCTTCCAGCGCCGTCAGGCAGGTGTTGGTGGCGATCCGGTGCAGCCAGGTCCGCAACGAAGACTTGCCCTCGAAGCGGTCGTAGGCCTTCCATGCTCGCAGCAGGGTTTCCTGTACCAGATCCTCGGCGTCATGCAGGGAGCCGGTCATCCGATAGCAGTGGGCCAGCAATTCACGCCGGTAGGGCTCGGCGGCGGCGGAAAAATCCGCCTGACCGTCATCGGCAAACTCGCGGGCGAGCACGCTCACCCGACCGAGCTTACGGACTGCGTACGACGTTCGGTCTACGCTTCCCCTGATGACAATTTCGCGTGCCGAACATGCCTTCGACGGTGTCGACGACGTGCGCATCGTCTATGACGTCTGGACTCCCGCGGTCACCCCTCGCGGCGTCGTGGTCCTCGCGCATGGATTGGGTGAGCACGCCCGCCGCTACGACCATGTCGCGGCGCGCTTCGGTCGCGAGGGACTGATCACCTACGCGCTCGACCACCGCGGCCACGGCCGCTCCGGCGGCAAGCGGGTGCTGGTCAGGGACATCTCCGACTAC
This genomic stretch from Mycobacterium paraterrae harbors:
- a CDS encoding ABC transporter permease, with translation MSEPQARHASPDVAYGGDDPAFDYPPAPKSTRTVRFWAAPILLTLILLSTLSAFYLGGTLQPMTNLRHFPVAITNEDAGPTGAQVVKGMLAGFDHDAYDVRVLTPDEAKKQMDTAQIYGIAVIPPNFSSKLQTYAKSALTPGRVERAVIVVSTNPRAGTLGASIAGQTLQREVALIDQRVGQRLSQEVAAQTGKKPEPGAVALMLANPVEVKSSVHNALPDGTGNGLSAFYYAVLLLLAGFVGSVVVSMLVNSMLGVAPIEFRTVYGSGENVSRLRALLIKWAMIVVVALLTSAAYLTIGANLGMPVQNGVALWLFGAFAILAVGMASASLIAAMGATGAVVSLFVFVILGLPSAGATVPLEATPAWFEWLARFEPLHQVFVGTRALLYLGGRADAGLAQSLEWSAVGLVAAVLFGLVVTRRYDRRGRAATVPPADTPAEPGAVSQPGQ
- a CDS encoding pirin family protein, whose translation is MPATVDIRRAADRAVSRTPWLNSRHSFSFGDHYEPGNTHHGVLLVSNDDIVAPGGGFDTHPHRDMEIVTWVLEGSLAHRDSAGHAGVIYPGLAQRMSAGSGITHSEKNASATEPVRFVQMWVQPDMAGIEPSYQQQAVGDDELDGRLTTVASGIPGRDAAISIHNASAALHVARLQPGDAVTLPAARYLHLFVARGRVGFDQAELGEGDALRLTDADGAHVTARESTELLVWEMHAALGD
- a CDS encoding MarR family transcriptional regulator, which produces MDPSTTPAPAKSPPTARVMDVLAALSDSSAGRTSAELAKGCGISTSTCALVLAELEDRNWVTRRDDRRYTLGSGLFGLVHGLRAQFPLLDRGRETLAFLHTTLGAGCSMSKIGRTHLTTVDAVGHGTDGGHAVGQRFPIGPPFGLVAMAWRDEDAIEGWLRRVTPRLTDADIAGHRRVLAEIRDRGYGAWRFDAAHNSLHDRLAAVLASLEPTAQVTRELNTLMTIVTLQSVTRSLETDLATTEFVVLPIFDRDGQPEYQIEIHLGGRSQLALPDLEAALRHAQTLLRSGVA
- a CDS encoding NAD(P)H-dependent amine dehydrogenase family protein encodes the protein MYKVGLWGPGSMGLIALRGVIDHPELELVDLVVHSDTKAGRDAGDLCGAAKTGVIATQDPAALLSGDADAVIYAAAANLRPAEAIADMASILRSGKNVVSCSVVPLVYPDGVDQGFTASLREAAAAGSASFFTTGIDSGFANDVLPLVLTGVSRVVESVRITEMFNYATYPDKDAVYEILGFGKPPEFVAFAAAPGMFSFGWGPVVHQLAAGLGVKVDNIEENVERVVADESFDTPTGRIEAGTVGAMRSTLTGYVDGRPTFVVDHVTRMRDDLAPDWPQPHISIPPRDLGYGAASGRGLYRVEIEGSPTMRCEFEMADDHDHDLGARMAGASRMVNAIPAVCQARPGLLSALDLPLITGAGLVGAVAGVPPDSRLF
- a CDS encoding sigma-70 family RNA polymerase sigma factor yields the protein MRTSSTPSKACSAREIVIRGSVDRTSYAVRKLGRVSVLAREFADDGQADFSAAAEPYRRELLAHCYRMTGSLHDAEDLVQETLLRAWKAYDRFEGKSSLRTWLHRIATNTCLTALEGRQRRPLPTGLGAPSSDPTAELVDGAEVPWLEPLPDPATVVGTRESVRLAFVAALQHLSARQRAVLLLRDVLQWKAAEVADAIGASPAAVNSLLQRARAQLDAVGPSADARLSAPDSAEAQDQLRRYIAAFEAYDIDRLVDIFTSEAIWEMPPFTGWYQGPQAIITLIHQQCPAELPGDMRMLPLTANGQPAAAMYMRSGDRHVPFQLHVLDVTDHGVTRVVAFLDTALFAKFGLPERL